The following are encoded in a window of uncultured Ilyobacter sp. genomic DNA:
- the lpxC gene encoding UDP-3-O-acyl-N-acetylglucosamine deacetylase, which produces MKRKTIQKEIVYNGIGLHKGENIKLKLIPAADGTGIIFKRVDLKDGKNEIILDINNTFDLTRGTNLRNEFGANIHTIEHFLSALYVYGITDLFVELDGNELPIGDGSAKPFVELLEKNGVKELESDVDEIVVREPLYVSHGDKHIVALPYEGYKITYSIKFEHTFLKSQVLEKEIDIENYKNEVAPARTFGFDYEVEYLKKNNLALGGTLENAIVVKKDGVLNPGGLRFEDEFVRHKMLDIIGDLKILNRPIKGHIIAVKAGHALDIEFAKQIQLNNL; this is translated from the coding sequence TTGAAGAGAAAAACAATCCAAAAAGAGATAGTCTATAACGGAATAGGCCTGCATAAAGGTGAAAATATAAAACTTAAGCTTATCCCGGCTGCAGACGGGACGGGAATAATTTTTAAAAGAGTGGATCTGAAGGATGGGAAAAATGAGATTATATTAGATATAAATAATACTTTTGATCTCACCAGGGGGACTAACCTAAGAAATGAGTTTGGTGCCAATATCCACACGATAGAGCATTTTCTGTCGGCACTGTATGTGTATGGTATAACAGACCTCTTTGTAGAGCTAGACGGAAACGAACTTCCTATAGGAGACGGCAGTGCAAAACCCTTCGTGGAATTACTGGAAAAAAACGGGGTTAAAGAACTAGAATCGGATGTAGATGAGATTGTCGTAAGAGAACCTCTATACGTCAGTCATGGAGACAAGCATATAGTGGCGCTTCCCTATGAGGGCTACAAGATAACTTATTCTATAAAATTTGAACACACTTTTCTGAAGTCACAGGTTTTGGAAAAAGAGATAGATATAGAGAATTATAAAAATGAAGTTGCTCCAGCCAGAACATTTGGATTTGACTATGAGGTGGAGTACCTAAAGAAAAACAATCTTGCCCTTGGAGGAACTCTTGAGAACGCCATCGTGGTAAAAAAGGACGGTGTCTTAAACCCTGGAGGACTTAGATTTGAAGACGAGTTTGTAAGGCATAAAATGCTTGATATTATAGGGGATCTTAAAATCCTAAACAGACCGATAAAGGGTCATATTATAGCGGTGAAAGCAGGGCATGCCCTAGATATAGAGTTTGCAAAACAGATACAGTTAAACAATCTTTAA
- the fabZ gene encoding 3-hydroxyacyl-ACP dehydratase FabZ codes for MLNVMEIMERIPHRYPFLLVDKIVELDKEELKIVGIKNVTINEDFFNGHFPGHPIMPGVLIVEGMAQCLGVLVMEPNGGQVPYFAAIENVKFKAPVRPGDQIVYECSVNKLRRNIVKANAVAKVDGKIVTEASFTFTIMGK; via the coding sequence ATGTTAAATGTTATGGAAATTATGGAGAGAATCCCACATAGATACCCGTTTCTTCTTGTGGACAAGATAGTAGAGCTAGATAAAGAGGAACTTAAAATAGTAGGAATTAAAAACGTTACAATAAATGAAGATTTCTTCAACGGACACTTTCCAGGACATCCTATTATGCCTGGAGTACTTATTGTAGAAGGGATGGCCCAGTGCTTAGGAGTACTTGTAATGGAGCCAAACGGTGGACAGGTACCGTATTTCGCAGCTATTGAAAACGTAAAATTTAAAGCTCCTGTAAGACCTGGAGATCAAATTGTATATGAGTGCAGTGTGAACAAACTAAGAAGAAATATAGTAAAGGCAAATGCAGTTGCAAAGGTTGACGGGAAAATAGTTACAGAAGCATCATTCACCTTCACTATCATGGGCAAATAG